The following proteins are co-located in the Silene latifolia isolate original U9 population chromosome 1, ASM4854445v1, whole genome shotgun sequence genome:
- the LOC141611839 gene encoding U-box domain-containing protein 44-like, whose product MAGSSGGSSDRDSQADESKQLERRHIEPVFSTFVCPLTKEVMQDPVIIENGNTFERSAIKKWFEQCKKSGRKPVCPLTLKELRNTQLNPSIALIKTIKEWEARNEAAQLDVARRSLSSAYHSETDILQALNYIKSISKGSGSNKHDVHEPEIVRLVVKMLRNSSITVRSTALKTLCVVAEQESDLKEVMTEGATIRTIVKFLSPERSTEREKEEAISLLYELSKSPNLCEKIGSEQGAILILVSISGSESENVRNVEKADKTLDNLAQSENNVRQMAESGSLEPLLMLILKGTPETKKSMAAFLGNLVLNNDVKVAVAKTVGPSLVSLMTNTDIETREASLKALNQISSYDASAKVLIQAGILPPLLKDLFSVGEKQFPMRLKEVSATILSNLVNSGYDIGSVIISPKKETLVSVDTIRNLLHLISNTGPSIESKLLQVLVGLTSYPKTVSSVVAAIKSSGATIIGLVEYIDEQDLRLAVLKLLLNLSPYMAQELADALIASGQLGCLLNIIMENSGITEEQAATVSLLAELPESDVVLTREMLKKGSFGDMISRVKEINQGEIRGGRFMTPYLDGLVRSLARITYVLANEPEAVDFCRVQNLTGQFVELLQVNGSDNVKIASAWALEKLFSETSKLTANPPTGMCASIFTCFGRLPDRTTLCRLHGGLCSLKETFCLADRRTQAVEKLVALLDHENDKVVEASLAALLTLVDDGVHIEEGVMILHETNGTKPIVEILVEKRSENLRKRAVWAVERFLRTDRIATEIPNEQNIVSALVDAFHNGDNRTRQIAERALRHVDRLPNFSEVFQTP is encoded by the exons ATGGCAGGGAGTTCAGGTGGCAGCTCCGACCGAGATAGCCAGGCAGATGAAAGTAAACAACTTGAGAGACGACATATTGAGCCGGTCTTTAGCACCTTCGTGTGCCCTTTAACCAAGGAAGTCATGCAAGATCCTGTAATTATAGAAAACGGAAACACTTTTGAACGCAGCGCAATTAAGAAGTGGTTTGAGCAATGTAAAAAGAGTGGAAGGAAGCCTGTATGTCCATTAACATTGAAAGAGTTGAGAAACACTCAGTTGAATCCTAGTATAGCTCTAATAAAAACCATCAAAGAGTGGGAAGCCAGGAACGAGGCTGCTCAACTAGACGTGGCGCGTAGGTCATTATCTTCTGCCTATCATTCAGAGACTGACATTCTTCAAGCTTTGAACTACATTAAGTCCATTTCGAAAGGAAGTGGGTCAAATAAGCATGATGTTCATGAGCCTGAGATAGTACGGTTGGTGGTGAAGATGCTGAGGAATAGCAGCATTACTGTACGATCTACAGCTCTGAAAACACTCTGTGTCGTAGCTGAACAAGAATCAGATTTGAAG GAGGTGATGACTGAAGGCGCCACTATTCGTACCATAGTGAAGTTTCTGTCTCCTGAACGATCCAcagaaagggagaaagaggaagctATATCTTTGCTCTATGAGCTGTCCAAATCCCCAAATCTTTGCGAAAAAATTGGTTCAGAACAAGGAGCAATACTGATTTTAGTTAGCATAAGTGGTAGTGAGTCGGAAAATGTCAGGAATGTTGAGAAAGCTGATAAAACTCTGGATAATCTGGCACAGAGCGAGAATAATGTGCGGCAGATGGCTGAAAGTGGTAGCTTGGAGCCTCTTCTCATGCTAATACTGAAAG GAACTCCTGAAACTAAAAAGTCCATGGCAGCGTTCCTAGGAAACCTGGTTCTAAACAACGACGTCAAGGTTGCTGTAGCTAAAACAGTAGGGCCATCACTAGTGAGTCTGATGACAAATACTGATATAGAGACGAGAGAAGCCTCGTTGAAAGCTCTAAACCAGATATCATCTTATGATGCAAGTGCTAAGGTTTTAATACAAGCAGGAATTCTTCCTCCCTTACTGAAGGACCTCTTCAGTGTTGGCGAGAAACAGTTTCCCATGCGATTGAAAGAGGTTTCAGCCACTATTCTCTCGAATCTTGTCAATTCCGGTTATGACATTGGCTCGGTTATAATCAGTCCCAAGAAGGAAACCTTGGTTTCTGTAGACACAATACGCAATTTGCTCCATCTTATCAGCAACACGGGTCCATCAATTGAGTCAAAACTCCTCCAGGTTCTTGTCGGACTGACCAGTTACCCCAAGACTGTTTCTTCTGTTGTTGCTGCCATCAAGAGTTCCGGGGCTACTATCATCGGTTTGGTTGAATACATCGATGAGCAAGATTTGCGTTTAGCCGTATTAAAATTACTGCTCAACCTTTCTCCTTATATGGCCCAAgaattagctgatgccttaatagCATCGGGTCAATTGGGATGTCTCCTCAATATTATTATGGAAAATAGTGGAATCACTGAGGAGCAGGCGGCAACTGTCAGCCTCTTGGCTGAATTACCGGAAAGTGATGTGGTACTGACCCGAGAAATGCTCAAGAAAGGTTCTTTCGGGGACATGATCTCTAGAGTAAAGGAAATAAACCAGGGTGAGATAAGAGGGGGTCGTTTTATGACTCCCTACTTAGACGGCCTTGTTcgttctcttgctaggattaccTATGTGCTAGCAAATGAGCCTGAGGCCGTGGATTTCTGTCGGGTACAAAATCTTACAGGACAATTTGTTGAATTGCTTCAAGTCAATGGCTCTGACAATGTGAAAATAGCTTCGGCGTGGGCTCTAGAGAAGCTATTTTCAGAAACCAGCAAGTTGACAGCAAACCCACCAACTGGTATGTGTGCATCAATATTCACTTGTTTTGGCAGACTCCCTGACCGCACCACATTATGTCGACTTCATGGTGGTCTTTGTTCTTTGAAAGAAACGTTCTGTCTGGCGGACAGGCGGACACAGGCAGTTGAAAAGTTGGTAGCCCTTCTAGATCACGAAAATGACAAGGTTGTCGAGGCATCACTTGCTGCATTATTGACATTGGTGGACGATGGCGTCCACATTGAAGAAGGGGTTATGATATTACATGAGACCAATGGAACCAAACCCATTGTCGAGATTTTGGTTGAGAAACGTAGTGAAAATCTTAGAAAGAGAGCGGTGTGGGCAGTCGAAAGATTCTTGAGGACTGATCGGATAGCTACTGAGATTCCGAATGAGCAGAATATCGTATCAGCGCTTGTAGATGCCTTCCATAATGGAGATAATCGCACTCGACAAATTGCCGAGCGTGCATTAAGGCATGTTGACCGGCTCCCTAACTTCTCAGAGGTATTCCAAACTCCATAG
- the LOC141611848 gene encoding F-box/kelch-repeat protein At5g42350-like — MFTNRRILEDGICQDFESLSVSKKLVRSVSQKLRKKRVHRSDGGEEDSAGGVSLRCLTMYGRVGGCKVGADCSEDFGGSSTRRLSASEEGIKSAYRCGTEDCCSYGRKDRFRKRSSRKGLELDELHRNGRMNISLPDDILEMCLMRLPLSSLMSARLVCKKWNHLTTTPRFMQMRKEGCYQTPWLFVFGSVKDGHCSGEVRVLDVDLHQWHKVDVEVLKGRFMFSVASMHEEIYIVGGCSSLTSFGRVDRSSFKTHKSMLVFSPSTKSWRKAESMKYARSSPILGISEVTVDCPITPTQSTRQDRRFPRSRLGGVSDVYEDPHRLSVRRQLRSLSDENASIMGPTKKQRRPLRQRTETSSLRDGGKRFVLIAIGGLGSWDEPLDSGEIYDSMSNKWTEIQKLPVDFGIVCSGVVCDKTFFVYSESDKLAGYDIERGYWLVIQTTPSPPRVHEYYPKLICCGTRLFMLSVSWCEGDGQIGRRNKAIRKMWELDLTYLTWTEVSTHPDAPMDWNAAFVADKDLIFGAEMFKIFGQVLDFFTVCNVGVSDKVMSWTHISRNRVGRELDASSCMTKTIAALHL, encoded by the coding sequence ATGTTTACGAATAGGCGTATACTTGAAGATGGCATTTGTCAGGATTTCGAGTCTTTGAGTGTATCGAAAAAGCTAGTGAGGAGTGTTAGCCAAAAACTAAGAAAGAAAAGAGTGCATAGAAGTGATGGGGGTGAAGAGGACAGTGCTGGTGGGGTTTCTTTGAGATGTCTCACAATGTACGGAAGAGTTGGGGGTTGTAAAGTGGGAGCTGACTGTAGTGAAGATTTTGGAGGTTCGAGCACTAGGAGGTTGAGTGCTAGTGAAGAAGGTATCAAGAGCGCGTATAGGTGTGGTACTGAGGACTGTTGCTCTTATGGGAGGAAAGATCGATTTCGGAAAAGATCTAGTAGAAAGGGCTTAGAACTCGACGAGTTGCATAGAAATGGTAGGATGAATATTTCATTGCCAGATGACATTTTAGAGATGTGTTTGATGAGGCTTCCATTGTCGAGTCTCATGAGTGCTCGTCTCGTGTGCAAGAAGTGGAACCACTTGACCACAACTCCTCGGTTTATGCAAATGAGGAAAGAAGGCTGTTATCAAACTCCGTGGCTTTTTGTGTTTGGTTCGGTTAAGGATGGGCATTGCTCAGGGGAAGTTCGTGTGCTAGATGTTGACCTTCATCAATGGCACAAAGTAGATGTTGAGGTTCTCAAAGGGAGGTTCATGTTTTCCGTTGCCAGCATGCATGAAGAGATTTACATTGTTGGTGGTTGCTCTAGCTTGACTAGTTTCGGAAGGGTAGATAGAAGCTCTTTTAAGACACATAAAAGTATGTTGGTTTTTAGCCCCTCTACCAAATCCTGGCGTAAGGCTGAATCTATGAAATATGCTAGATCGTCGCCCATTCTTGGGATATCTGAGGTCACTGTAGACTGCCCAATCACTCCGACTCAATCAACCCGTCAAGATAGGCGTTTCCCCAGGTCGAGGCTTGGTGGGGTCTCTGATGTTTATGAAGATCCTCACCGGCTCTCAGTCAGGCGGCAACTAAGAAGCCTTTCTGATGAAAATGCCAGTATCATGGGCCCCACTAAAAAGCAACGCCGGCCTCTAAGACAAAGAACCGAGACTTCAAGCCTTAGAGATGGTGGTAAAAGATTTGTGCTGATAGCCATTGGTGGGCTTGGATCTTGGGATGAGCCTTTAGATTCCGGGGAAATTTATGACTCCATGTCAAATAAGTGGACTGAAATTCAGAAACTTCCTGTAGATTTCGGGATTGTTTGCTCTGGAGTTGTTTGTGACAAGACCTTCTTTGTTTACTCGGAATCTGACAAACTTGCCGGGTATGACATAGAACGGGGGTACTGGCTGGTTATCCAAACTACCCCGTCGCCTCCTCGAGTCCATGAATACTACCCGAAACTCATTTGTTGTGGGACCCGTTTGTTCATGCTTTCCGTCTCTTGGTGTGAAGGGGATGGTCAAATAGGCAGGAGAAACAAAGCCATTCGAAAAATGTGGGAGCTGGATCTGACATATCTTACGTGGACCGAGGTATCGACTCATCCTGACGCTCCTATGGACTGGAATGCTGCATTTGTTGCTGATAAAGATTTGATTTTTGGGGCTGAAATGTTCAAAATATTTGGCCAAGTTCTGGACTTCTTTACAGTCTGTAATGTAGGAGTATCTGATAAGGTAATGAGTTGGACCCATATTTCGAGGAACCGGGTCGGTCGGGAACTCGATGCTTCTTCCTGCATGACGAAAACAATCGCGGCCCTTCATCTGTGA